A window of Tautonia plasticadhaerens contains these coding sequences:
- a CDS encoding prenyltransferase/squalene oxidase repeat-containing protein, producing the protein MSRPDGIAAIASRRRVLRLGLMGAGLAVAGPIGAASARQEDGFREGRTGEVPEGNSALVDARALGAIDSGLSWLGANQAADGSYGSGSYRAAIASLAGLAFMGNGSSPGRGPYGRNIDEALGYVISCADASGFVSSPPPSNNPMYGHGFATLFLAEAYGMSRRAELRPVLERAVRLIIDTQNEEGGWRYQPVRDDADLSVTICQINALRAARNAGLFIPKETVDACIDYVKQAQNPDGGFRYMLRGGSSAFPRSAAGVVALYSAAVYDGSAVDEGIDYLKQHRPDDRFLRRLPHYFYGHYYAAQAMWIRGGDDWNRWYPAIRDELLNDQEPDGSWADGFGPAYGTAMALIILQFPFSCLPIFQR; encoded by the coding sequence ATGTCCCGACCCGACGGGATTGCCGCAATCGCCTCCCGACGCCGCGTCCTCCGGCTCGGCCTGATGGGCGCCGGGCTCGCCGTCGCCGGCCCGATCGGGGCCGCGTCCGCTCGCCAGGAAGACGGGTTCCGGGAAGGGAGGACCGGGGAGGTCCCCGAAGGGAACTCCGCCCTGGTCGATGCCCGGGCCCTCGGCGCGATCGACAGCGGCCTGTCCTGGCTCGGGGCCAACCAGGCCGCCGACGGCTCCTACGGGAGCGGATCCTACCGGGCGGCGATCGCCAGCCTCGCCGGGCTCGCCTTCATGGGGAACGGCTCCTCCCCCGGCCGGGGCCCATACGGCCGGAACATCGACGAGGCCCTGGGCTACGTCATCTCCTGCGCCGACGCCTCCGGCTTCGTCTCCAGCCCGCCGCCGTCGAACAACCCGATGTACGGCCACGGCTTCGCCACGCTCTTCCTGGCCGAGGCCTACGGCATGTCCCGGAGGGCCGAACTCAGGCCGGTCCTGGAACGGGCCGTCCGGCTGATCATCGACACCCAGAACGAGGAAGGGGGCTGGCGGTACCAGCCGGTCCGGGACGACGCCGACCTTTCGGTGACCATCTGCCAGATCAACGCCCTGCGGGCCGCCCGCAACGCCGGGCTGTTCATCCCCAAGGAGACGGTCGACGCCTGCATCGACTACGTCAAGCAGGCCCAGAACCCCGATGGCGGCTTCCGCTACATGCTCCGGGGGGGCTCGAGCGCCTTCCCCCGCTCGGCCGCCGGGGTGGTGGCGCTCTACAGCGCCGCCGTCTATGATGGCTCGGCCGTCGACGAAGGGATCGACTACCTCAAGCAGCACCGCCCCGACGATCGCTTCCTCCGCCGACTCCCGCATTATTTCTACGGCCACTACTACGCCGCCCAGGCGATGTGGATCCGGGGTGGCGACGACTGGAACCGCTGGTATCCCGCCATCCGGGACGAACTGCTCAACGACCAGGAACCCGACGGCTCGTGGGCCGACGGCTTCGGACCGGCCTACGGGACGGCCATGGCCCTGATCATCCTCCAGTTCCCCTTCAGCTGCCTGCCGATCTTCCAGCGTTAG
- a CDS encoding NPCBM/NEW2 domain-containing protein, translating to MTTRPERSDPIRIPIAIAALLLGPLLQVAGGQDDPGPLASDPRFEATLTEGPAVTGRIRSLSPSGGVTLVVEEGEEREIDAGTLVKLSREGLHPIEDGADAAVLVFPGFERIRGIIDSADERAIAIRSPILGELEVPLEAVLGFTTGPSSDPSATNRTIRALIEATRTSDLLLLENGDRREITFSAMTTDEISYRDADRALRLPRRTVRAIGLDPGLVQYPEPDPPALDLLLTDGSRIRLLESRSEGGRLAGRTAFGAEVDLSLGHVSELYALSDSIVYLSDQQAAREVTIPYVGPRRPVAPNGSVIGGPLVVGGRTYVRGLGTQSRSLLAYRLGPDDRRFQARVAMDDAAGPRGNVVFRVLVDGEERFASPPMPAGAEPIPIDVDLSGGRFLILATDFGRGGGVRDYAAWIEARLIRSKPSPGEEPEPESVGN from the coding sequence ATGACGACCCGACCCGAACGCTCCGACCCGATCCGGATCCCGATTGCCATCGCCGCATTGCTCCTCGGGCCGCTCCTGCAAGTGGCCGGCGGGCAGGACGACCCCGGCCCCCTTGCGTCGGACCCCAGGTTCGAGGCCACGTTGACCGAGGGCCCGGCCGTCACCGGCCGGATCCGGTCCCTCTCCCCTTCCGGCGGCGTGACGCTGGTCGTCGAGGAGGGGGAGGAGCGGGAGATCGACGCCGGGACGCTCGTCAAGCTCTCCCGAGAAGGGCTGCACCCGATCGAGGACGGGGCGGATGCCGCCGTCCTCGTGTTCCCCGGGTTCGAGCGAATTCGGGGGATCATCGACTCGGCCGATGAGCGAGCGATCGCCATCCGGTCGCCGATCCTGGGCGAGTTGGAGGTGCCGCTCGAGGCGGTGCTGGGGTTCACCACCGGCCCTTCGAGCGACCCCTCCGCCACGAATCGGACGATCCGGGCCCTGATCGAGGCGACCCGGACCTCCGACCTCCTGCTGCTGGAGAACGGGGACCGCCGCGAGATCACCTTCTCGGCGATGACGACGGACGAGATCTCCTACCGCGATGCCGACCGGGCGTTGAGGCTCCCGAGGCGGACGGTCCGGGCGATCGGGCTCGACCCCGGCCTCGTCCAATATCCCGAGCCGGATCCCCCGGCACTCGACCTCTTGCTGACCGACGGCAGCCGGATCCGGCTCCTCGAATCGAGGTCCGAGGGCGGTCGACTCGCGGGGCGGACGGCGTTCGGGGCCGAGGTCGACCTCTCCCTCGGTCACGTCTCGGAGCTGTACGCGCTGAGCGACTCGATCGTCTACCTCTCCGACCAGCAGGCGGCGCGGGAGGTGACGATCCCCTACGTCGGCCCGAGGCGTCCGGTCGCCCCCAACGGCTCGGTGATCGGGGGCCCCCTGGTCGTCGGCGGCCGGACCTACGTCCGGGGGCTGGGGACGCAGAGCCGATCGCTGCTGGCCTACCGGCTGGGACCCGACGACCGCCGGTTCCAGGCCCGGGTGGCGATGGACGACGCCGCCGGGCCGAGGGGGAACGTCGTCTTCCGGGTCCTCGTCGACGGCGAGGAACGATTCGCCTCGCCGCCGATGCCCGCGGGGGCCGAGCCGATCCCGATCGACGTCGACCTCTCCGGCGGCCGGTTCCTCATCCTCGCCACCGACTTCGGCCGGGGGGGAGGGGTCCGGGATTATGCCGCCTGGATCGAGGCCCGCCTGATCCGCTCAAAACCCTCCCCGGGGGAGGAACCCGAACCCGAGTCCGTTGGCAACTGA
- a CDS encoding sensor histidine kinase encodes MADIPPSLYGPDRERQLAHLASSVGHHIINAFSAVVSNAEILKLSAPPEGDPELAETVDVIVNVSVKASGVARRMIDFTRPSTKPLEGAVDLPSVIRASVSELAEAHPRVSWSVDCQALTPMKGDAGQLHSMFAYLILNGIEALPPRGGRISIRGLVEEPDWTTLLIEDEGRGMDAMIQEQALEPFFSTKPGRLGIGLCLANSIWRRHGGTLAIRSQPGQGTILRMTYGAIR; translated from the coding sequence ATGGCAGACATCCCCCCGAGCCTCTACGGCCCCGACCGGGAACGGCAACTCGCGCACCTGGCGTCGAGCGTGGGCCACCACATCATCAACGCCTTCAGCGCGGTGGTGAGTAACGCCGAGATCCTCAAGCTCTCCGCCCCCCCGGAGGGCGATCCCGAGCTGGCCGAGACCGTCGACGTGATCGTCAACGTCTCGGTCAAGGCGTCCGGGGTCGCCCGCCGGATGATCGACTTCACCCGGCCCTCGACCAAGCCCCTGGAAGGGGCGGTCGATCTGCCCTCGGTCATCCGGGCGTCGGTCTCGGAGCTGGCCGAGGCCCATCCCAGGGTCTCCTGGTCGGTCGACTGCCAGGCGTTGACCCCGATGAAGGGGGACGCGGGCCAGCTACACTCGATGTTCGCGTATCTCATCCTCAACGGGATCGAGGCGTTGCCCCCCCGGGGAGGACGCATTTCCATCCGGGGTTTGGTCGAGGAGCCCGACTGGACCACGCTCCTGATCGAGGATGAGGGTAGGGGGATGGACGCGATGATCCAGGAGCAGGCACTGGAGCCGTTCTTCTCCACCAAGCCCGGCCGCCTCGGCATCGGCCTCTGCCTGGCCAACAGCATCTGGCGGAGGCACGGGGGGACGCTCGCCATCCGCAGCCAGCCCGGCCAGGGGACGATCCTCCGGATGACCTACGGGGCGATCCGCTGA
- a CDS encoding ATP-binding protein has product MAAIREALGPLLDAMDPKAPASPHLATSVAMSEDVTQLTRRYLEYIDQAEALPTPRLRPERTDELLAEVDRRLMAEAFGRGVAWGCSVEGPIPSIRTDRQLCIELLLEFGSMAIDAAGAGDSVSIAVTPDPSGSESDRIRMTLSSSAEELIADLTNLREDPLFNRVVCLEEVGSDPGSRLALCMERLEMIGATARLEHSPGGGLIRAVNFLFPASLAPRP; this is encoded by the coding sequence ATGGCCGCGATCCGGGAGGCCCTGGGCCCGCTGCTCGACGCGATGGACCCGAAGGCCCCGGCCTCCCCCCACCTGGCCACCTCGGTCGCGATGTCCGAGGACGTGACGCAGCTCACCCGGCGTTACCTCGAATACATCGACCAGGCCGAGGCGTTGCCGACGCCCCGGCTCCGTCCCGAGCGGACCGACGAGCTGCTCGCCGAGGTCGACCGCCGGTTGATGGCAGAGGCCTTCGGTCGTGGGGTCGCGTGGGGTTGCTCGGTGGAGGGCCCGATCCCGTCAATCCGGACCGACCGGCAGCTGTGCATAGAGCTGCTCCTGGAATTCGGCTCGATGGCCATCGATGCCGCTGGGGCCGGGGATTCCGTCTCGATCGCCGTCACCCCGGACCCGTCGGGATCGGAATCGGATCGGATCCGGATGACGCTGTCCTCTTCCGCGGAGGAGTTGATCGCCGACCTGACGAACCTCCGGGAGGACCCACTCTTCAACCGCGTCGTCTGCCTGGAAGAGGTCGGCAGCGACCCGGGATCTCGGTTGGCCCTGTGCATGGAACGGCTGGAGATGATCGGGGCGACCGCCCGGTTGGAGCACTCCCCAGGGGGGGGGCTGATCCGGGCGGTGAACTTCCTGTTCCCGGCCTCGCTCGCCCCTCGACCATGA
- a CDS encoding ANTAR domain-containing response regulator, translated as MKVLIADDDRKVGASLQQILNKMGYNVAAVAEDGQRAIEMCRRTLPDVAILDIEMPGLDGLSAARQIAQDPGTPVIILTAHGQPELVEAAIQEGAIQYLLKPVTGPALNAAIQMAVAKSRELESYKKRSEELEATLRDRKMIEKAKGIIMSRRNLTESEAFRFLQRESQDRRIPMAKLAETIVHAHELI; from the coding sequence ATGAAGGTGCTCATCGCCGACGATGATCGGAAAGTGGGGGCGAGCCTCCAGCAGATCCTCAACAAGATGGGGTACAACGTCGCCGCAGTCGCCGAGGACGGGCAACGGGCGATCGAGATGTGCCGGCGGACGCTCCCCGACGTGGCGATCCTCGACATCGAGATGCCCGGCCTCGACGGCCTCTCGGCGGCGAGGCAGATCGCCCAGGATCCGGGTACGCCGGTGATCATCCTGACGGCCCACGGCCAGCCCGAACTGGTGGAAGCCGCGATCCAGGAAGGGGCCATCCAGTATCTGCTCAAGCCGGTGACGGGCCCGGCCCTGAACGCCGCCATTCAGATGGCCGTCGCCAAGTCCCGGGAGCTGGAATCCTACAAGAAGCGCAGCGAGGAGTTGGAGGCCACGCTCCGGGACCGCAAGATGATCGAGAAGGCCAAGGGGATCATCATGTCCCGCCGCAACCTCACGGAATCGGAGGCCTTCCGTTTCCTCCAGAGGGAGAGCCAGGACCGGAGGATCCCCATGGCGAAGCTGGCGGAGACGATCGTGCATGCCCATGAGCTGATTTAA
- a CDS encoding MaoC/PaaZ C-terminal domain-containing protein, translated as MNVHRAPLLAFQDLSLDECWESPARTITQAEITLFAGLSGDFNPLHVDHEAARTGPFGQPVAHGLLGLAIASGLGTGAPRVDTMAFLEIVSWSFRNPILIGDTIRVLTWVHALESRARGRRGVVTWHRQIHNQRGEVVQEGVTRTLVRGRSGTDGDDGATSG; from the coding sequence GTGAACGTCCACCGTGCTCCGCTGCTCGCATTCCAGGATCTTTCGCTCGATGAGTGCTGGGAAAGCCCCGCCCGGACGATCACCCAGGCCGAGATCACCCTGTTCGCCGGGCTGTCCGGAGACTTCAATCCCTTACACGTCGACCACGAGGCGGCCCGCACCGGGCCATTCGGCCAGCCGGTCGCCCACGGCCTGCTCGGCCTGGCGATCGCGAGTGGCCTGGGGACCGGGGCGCCGAGGGTCGACACGATGGCCTTCCTGGAGATCGTATCCTGGTCATTTCGGAATCCGATCCTCATCGGCGACACGATCCGGGTCTTGACCTGGGTACATGCCCTGGAATCCCGGGCCAGGGGACGTCGCGGCGTGGTCACCTGGCACCGGCAAATCCACAATCAACGCGGTGAAGTCGTCCAGGAGGGGGTGACTCGGACGCTCGTCCGGGGACGGTCGGGGACGGATGGGGACGACGGGGCGACCTCCGGCTGA
- a CDS encoding phosphoenolpyruvate hydrolase family protein: protein MERFRRKVAEGRPILGAGAGTGLSAKCAEAGGIDLIIIYNSGRFRMAGRGSLAGLMPYGDANAIVMEMAREVLPVVDHTPVLAGVCGTDPFRLMDRFLVEVRAAGFAGVQNFPTVGLIDGQFRRGLEETGMGYDREVSMIARARSLDLLTCPYVHDEDEARTMTEAGADVVVAHVGLTTKGMIGARSALPLDEAIGRVQGMAEAARSVREDVLVLCHGGPIAEPADAAEVLARTRGVVGFFGASSIERLPTEPAIVGQVRKFAELRLPSP from the coding sequence CTGGAGCGGTTCCGTCGGAAGGTCGCCGAGGGCCGGCCGATCCTCGGCGCCGGGGCGGGGACCGGGTTGAGCGCCAAGTGCGCCGAGGCCGGTGGGATCGACCTGATCATCATCTATAATTCCGGCCGCTTCCGGATGGCCGGTCGCGGGAGCCTCGCCGGGCTGATGCCCTACGGGGACGCCAACGCGATCGTCATGGAGATGGCCCGCGAGGTCCTGCCGGTCGTCGATCACACCCCGGTGCTGGCGGGCGTTTGCGGCACCGACCCGTTCCGGCTGATGGACCGGTTCCTGGTCGAAGTTCGTGCCGCCGGATTCGCCGGGGTCCAGAATTTCCCCACCGTAGGGCTGATCGACGGCCAGTTCCGCCGAGGGTTGGAGGAGACGGGGATGGGGTACGACCGGGAAGTCTCCATGATCGCCCGGGCCCGGTCGCTCGACCTGCTCACCTGCCCCTACGTCCACGACGAGGACGAGGCGAGGACCATGACCGAGGCCGGGGCCGACGTGGTGGTCGCCCACGTCGGCCTGACGACCAAGGGGATGATCGGGGCCCGGTCGGCCCTCCCGCTCGACGAGGCCATCGGGCGCGTCCAGGGGATGGCCGAGGCCGCCCGATCGGTCCGTGAGGACGTCCTGGTCCTCTGCCACGGCGGCCCGATCGCCGAACCGGCGGACGCCGCCGAGGTGCTCGCGAGGACCCGGGGCGTGGTCGGATTCTTCGGCGCCAGCAGCATCGAACGCCTGCCGACCGAGCCGGCGATCGTCGGCCAGGTCCGCAAATTCGCCGAGCTGCGGCTCCCCAGCCCGTGA
- a CDS encoding Tm-1-like ATP-binding domain-containing protein, with protein MTVVLIGTLDTKGEEVGFVRDRLRAGGLDVLVIDAGSGGTPAIRPDIPRDRVFEAAGSSVGEVDRHRDRGRAVADAARGVASVVEGLIRGGEVRGILGLGGSAGTTICSAAMRAAPFGMPKVLVSTLASGQTRPYVGGSDFFMIPSIADIAGLNRITRRVLSNAADAMIGMVLGGASPGVVDAAAAHPLVTATMFGVTTPCVDRARRVLEGDGCEVIVFHATGVGGRAMERLIRDGLVDAVLDLTTTELADELVGGVLSAGPDRLSAAADAGVPQVVSLGALDMVNFGPIETVPEAFRGRTFHVHNPTVTLMRTLPEECEELGRRMASMLRRASAETVVLIPEEGVSALDAPGQPFHDPGADARLFESIRRGLEDSRLVRVESVPMHINDPEFADLASARLREILRSGPKRARGSDDEDGDPGAVPSEGRRGPADPRRRGGDRVERQVRRGRWDRPDHHL; from the coding sequence ATGACGGTGGTCCTGATCGGGACGCTCGACACGAAGGGCGAGGAGGTCGGCTTCGTCCGGGATCGGCTCCGGGCCGGGGGGCTGGATGTCCTCGTCATCGACGCCGGCTCTGGGGGCACCCCGGCGATCCGGCCGGATATCCCCCGAGATCGCGTCTTCGAGGCGGCCGGCTCGTCCGTCGGGGAGGTCGACCGCCACCGGGATCGCGGCCGGGCCGTGGCCGACGCGGCCCGGGGCGTCGCCAGCGTCGTCGAGGGGTTGATCCGGGGGGGCGAGGTCCGAGGGATCCTCGGACTCGGCGGGTCGGCGGGCACGACCATCTGCTCGGCGGCGATGCGAGCCGCCCCGTTCGGGATGCCGAAGGTGCTGGTCAGCACCCTCGCGAGCGGCCAGACCCGGCCGTACGTCGGCGGCAGCGACTTCTTCATGATCCCTTCGATCGCCGACATTGCCGGCCTCAACCGGATCACCCGACGCGTCCTCAGCAACGCGGCCGACGCGATGATCGGCATGGTCCTCGGCGGGGCGTCCCCCGGGGTCGTCGACGCCGCCGCCGCGCATCCCCTCGTCACCGCGACGATGTTCGGCGTGACTACCCCGTGCGTCGATCGGGCCCGTCGGGTCCTGGAGGGGGACGGTTGCGAGGTCATCGTCTTCCACGCGACCGGGGTCGGCGGACGGGCGATGGAACGGTTGATCCGAGACGGCCTGGTCGACGCGGTCCTCGACCTGACGACGACCGAACTGGCCGATGAACTCGTCGGCGGCGTCCTCTCGGCCGGTCCCGACCGCCTGTCGGCGGCCGCGGACGCCGGCGTGCCCCAGGTGGTGAGCCTCGGGGCGCTCGACATGGTCAATTTCGGCCCGATCGAGACCGTGCCCGAGGCGTTCCGTGGGAGGACCTTCCACGTCCACAACCCGACCGTGACCCTGATGCGGACCCTCCCCGAGGAGTGCGAAGAGCTCGGCCGTCGGATGGCCTCGATGCTCCGGAGGGCGTCGGCCGAGACGGTCGTCCTGATCCCGGAGGAGGGGGTCTCCGCACTCGACGCCCCCGGGCAGCCGTTCCACGACCCCGGGGCCGACGCCCGGCTGTTCGAGTCGATCCGTCGGGGCCTCGAGGATTCGAGGCTCGTGCGGGTCGAATCCGTGCCGATGCACATCAACGACCCCGAGTTCGCCGACCTGGCCTCGGCCAGGCTCCGGGAGATCCTGCGGTCGGGCCCGAAGCGAGCAAGGGGGAGCGATGACGAGGACGGAGATCCTGGAGCGGTTCCGTCGGAAGGTCGCCGAGGGCCGGCCGATCCTCGGCGCCGGGGCGGGGACCGGGTTGAGCGCCAAGTGCGCCGAGGCCGGTGGGATCGACCTGATCATCATCTATAA
- a CDS encoding HpcH/HpaI aldolase family protein yields MKPNPVKRALREGKPQVGTWLSLGSTFAARFLARTGLPWLTVDMEHTHTDIQTAALMFGAISDAGCTPLARVSCCRHDLIKSVLDCGAMGIVVPMVMDADEARVAVAACKYPPLGNRSLGGALHALNYGTTAEAYYAGADEEILVVIQTEHIDAVERADEIYAVPGIDAIFVGPNDLAASLREAKGVSPTPERVEKVLLRIREVAARHKVPCGIHVKTPEDAQRRIDEGWRFIAVGSELGMMLQYATALASRFNQDDAASGLANY; encoded by the coding sequence GTGAAGCCGAATCCCGTCAAGCGGGCCTTGCGCGAGGGGAAGCCGCAGGTCGGCACCTGGCTGTCGCTGGGGAGCACCTTCGCCGCCCGGTTCCTCGCCCGCACCGGCCTGCCCTGGTTGACGGTCGATATGGAGCACACGCACACCGACATCCAGACCGCCGCCCTGATGTTCGGCGCCATCTCCGACGCCGGCTGCACGCCGCTGGCCCGGGTCTCGTGCTGCCGGCACGACCTGATCAAGTCGGTGCTCGACTGCGGGGCCATGGGGATCGTCGTGCCGATGGTCATGGATGCAGACGAGGCCCGGGTCGCCGTCGCCGCCTGCAAGTACCCGCCGCTGGGCAATCGGTCCCTCGGGGGGGCGCTTCATGCCCTGAATTACGGCACGACGGCCGAGGCTTACTACGCCGGGGCCGATGAGGAGATCCTCGTCGTCATTCAGACCGAGCACATCGACGCCGTCGAGCGGGCCGACGAGATCTACGCCGTGCCGGGCATCGACGCCATCTTCGTGGGCCCGAACGATCTGGCCGCCTCGCTCCGGGAGGCCAAGGGGGTCTCCCCGACCCCCGAACGCGTCGAGAAGGTCCTTCTCCGCATCCGGGAGGTCGCCGCCCGGCACAAGGTCCCTTGTGGCATCCACGTGAAGACCCCGGAGGACGCCCAACGGCGGATCGACGAGGGCTGGCGTTTCATCGCCGTCGGCAGCGAGTTGGGGATGATGCTCCAGTACGCGACCGCCCTGGCCTCCCGGTTCAACCAGGACGATGCGGCATCCGGCCTGGCGAATTACTGA
- a CDS encoding glycosyltransferase family 4 protein has product MRITIVTETYVPQVNGVSRTLSQLVRTLEQGGDAVQVIHPDYGKPPDAARCHRVPSLRIPFYPDLHLPIPPYRGVRTAIDRFRPDLIHVATEATLGLAVHRYAARRRIPIVSSFHTNFDQYSDHYRVGWARGLIWRYLRWFHNRTLETYVPSRATMLGLQRRGFRNLVLWPRGVDASLFRPDRPGREAVRRSLGFEADDVVIAYVGRVAVEKNVDYLAEALAEVARRFPRARPLIIGDGPARPGLEERLGGLATFVGFRSGDELADSYAAADVFAFASRTETFGNVVLEAMASGLPAVVLAEGGPAEIVRHGETGLAIDPDSPPSTFAGAILALAEDGPLRRRLAAQARDHARSQSWEQIMGTLRGRYEAILGAGSPAVAPIG; this is encoded by the coding sequence ATGCGGATCACGATCGTCACCGAGACCTACGTCCCGCAGGTCAACGGCGTCTCTCGGACGCTCTCCCAGCTCGTCCGCACGCTGGAGCAGGGGGGGGACGCGGTCCAGGTGATCCACCCCGATTACGGCAAGCCCCCCGACGCGGCCCGGTGCCATCGGGTCCCCTCGCTCCGGATCCCTTTCTACCCGGACCTCCACCTGCCGATCCCGCCGTATCGGGGGGTGAGGACGGCCATCGACCGGTTCCGGCCCGACCTGATCCACGTCGCCACCGAGGCGACCCTGGGACTGGCCGTCCATCGGTACGCCGCCCGGCGGCGGATCCCGATCGTCTCCAGCTTCCACACCAACTTCGACCAGTACTCGGACCACTACCGCGTCGGCTGGGCCCGGGGCCTGATCTGGCGCTACCTGCGGTGGTTCCACAACCGGACCCTGGAGACCTACGTCCCCTCCCGGGCGACGATGCTCGGCCTCCAACGCCGGGGGTTCCGGAACCTCGTGCTCTGGCCCCGAGGGGTCGACGCCTCGCTCTTCCGGCCGGACCGCCCCGGCCGGGAGGCCGTCCGCCGGTCCCTGGGCTTCGAGGCCGACGACGTGGTGATCGCCTACGTCGGCCGGGTCGCGGTGGAGAAGAACGTCGACTACCTGGCCGAGGCGCTGGCCGAGGTCGCCCGCCGATTCCCCCGGGCCCGCCCGCTGATCATCGGCGACGGCCCCGCCCGCCCGGGGCTGGAGGAGCGGCTCGGAGGCCTCGCCACCTTCGTCGGCTTCCGATCCGGCGACGAGCTGGCCGACTCCTACGCGGCGGCCGACGTCTTCGCCTTCGCCAGCCGGACCGAGACCTTCGGCAACGTCGTCCTCGAGGCGATGGCCTCCGGACTGCCGGCGGTCGTCCTGGCCGAGGGAGGCCCCGCAGAGATCGTCCGACACGGCGAGACCGGCCTGGCGATCGACCCCGACTCCCCCCCGTCGACCTTCGCCGGGGCGATCCTCGCGCTCGCCGAGGACGGCCCCCTCCGCCGACGACTCGCCGCCCAGGCCCGGGATCACGCCCGCTCCCAGAGCTGGGAGCAGATCATGGGGACGCTCCGGGGACGCTACGAGGCGATCCTCGGGGCGGGCTCCCCGGCCGTCGCACCGATCGGCTGA